One window of the Salvia splendens isolate huo1 chromosome 1, SspV2, whole genome shotgun sequence genome contains the following:
- the LOC121799789 gene encoding zinc finger transcription factor YY1-like — METHISHSPFDRRPMSRSRGPAVKWFKEWVPQDIVSNGGKCLVLKWVNEATMRAMKEKSKESEVGEPEPEPTTEVLFLCSYEGCGKTFIDAGTLRKHSHIHGERQYVCHYENCGKKFLDSSKLKRHFLIHTGERDFVCPHEGCGKAFSLDFNLRSHMKTHAQENYHICPYSDCGKRYAHEYKLKNHIASHHEKANVMETPKYVMPPEKPVKTPRSTAGATPRSTTGATPRSTTGPASSDRPHACPYEGCEKAYIHEYKLNLHLRREHPGHFPDENAKANQQNTEHEMDEGSDQDAYAGKRGNSKVRKQSRPKPNLKLPPSKVSRRKTSTVSPVNLNLVKKHRPLKEEIYEEEDSEETEEERENIAEGWRYSNNNEDDDEETEYED, encoded by the exons ATGGAGACTCACATCAGCCACAGTCCCTTTGACAGACGCCCCATGTCCCGCTCTAGAGGCCCTGCCGTTAAATGGTTCAAGGAATG GGTACCGCAAGATATTGTTTCAAATGGTGGGAAATGCCTTGTGTTGAAATGGGTTAATG AGGCAACAATGAGGGCCATGAAGGAGAAGTCGAAAGAGTCAGAAGTGGGTGAGCCCGAGCCTGAACCCACAACAGAAGTTCTCTTCTTATGCAGCTATGAAGGCTGTGGGAAGACATTTATAGATGCTGGAACATTGAGGAAGCACTCTCATATTCATGGGGAGAGACAATATGTTTGCCACTATGAAAATTGTGGGAAG AAATTTTTGGACAGTTCCAAACTAAAGAGGCACTTTTTAATTCATACTGGGGAGAGAGACTTTGTGTGTCCACATGAAGGCTGTGGTAAG GCGTTCTCTTTGGACTTCAATCTCAGGTCGCATATGAAGACACATGCGCAGGAGAACTATCATATTTGCCCATATTCTGACTGTGGAAAACGATACGCCCACGAATACAAGCTAAAGAATCACATAGCATCTCATCATGAGAAGGCG AATGTGATGGAAACGCCCAAATATGTTATGCCTCCTGAAAAGCCCGTGAAAACTCCGAGATCTACAGCAGGAGCAACTCCGAGGTCTACAACAGGAGCAACTCCGAGGTCTACAACGGGCCCTGCATCATCAGACCGGCCACATGCCTGTCCATATGAAGGGTGTGAGAAGGCGTACATTCATGAATACAAGCTGAATCTTCATCTGAGGCGAGAACATCCCGGCCATTTTCCAGATGAGAATGCTAAGGCCAACCAACAAAACACTGAACATGAGATGGATGAAGGCAGTGATCAAGATGCATACGCTGGTAAACGTGGAAACAGTAAAGTCCGTAAACAAAGCAGGCCAAAGCCGAACCTGAAGCTGCCACCTTCAAAGGTTTCTCGACGTAAGACTTCTACTGTTTCACCTGTCAATTTGAATTTGGTGAAGAAACATCGACCTCTCAAGGAGGAAATATACGAAGAAGAAGATAGCGAAGAAACGGAAGAGGAACGAGAGAATATTGCAGAAGGGTGGAGATACAGCAACAACAAtgaggatgatgatga